One genomic window of Ornithorhynchus anatinus isolate Pmale09 chromosome 10, mOrnAna1.pri.v4, whole genome shotgun sequence includes the following:
- the LOC114814533 gene encoding uncharacterized protein LOC114814533: MVNPIYPLTELLIWVSVFLLLLRLLGRTLFQKRQSSRYESKTSRRESKTRKDESYLSGHQRSRERHGPRRGWRPSPGRDDDNLQEVLSPLRRLGWRLKENIQRRLLCDDRLACGSCAHLAQRLRHVFSEENLSILGLPSTPSYGEETVSCASSSHSALRSDTSRHGGTTEESNVSTHFLSSASSLSSFSSTCSSLSSGSSFSWAATRPPSRVSSEQEVTSRGQRRIRFGQKRAVAFPHSSGLVKTKGWEKGSQKREFEELPAPGGRDREGRFSSEGHEDSAAFREVPGLLVKVKQKLELHLQKMLIRQQRGLPEAILRSRRQLGPEEEDREVEEGGFRLSLALEENRVFPPEASGPWAPNIDTTPILPEASPVPSVLKEPTEPPGEPGGPRSSLSVLGELPSQVQMSQDSTPVSVLPPSALPGQATLPPPGVYEYRPEPPSELPFISTEMQWQLEQHITRLRARQKWGLPRRVQESFNLFLQAQARASHHLRDPDPAEERSGTGAEGTSPQEQVPLTALRVEAAPEYRGHRWQQEKRWDGVTGRPTVEWVKSERRELSRGRTEEGKTRLPLRPSDIWERCGHSVTDLEDPIAVLEGNLRHKYLAFLLGLPVPLPFRAYRPAP; this comes from the exons ATGGTGAACCCAATCTACCCGCTGACCGAACTCCTCATCTGGGTGTCCGTCTTCCTGCTTCTGCTCAGGCTTCTGGGTAGGACTCTGTTCCAGAAAAGACAAAGCAGCCGATATGAGTCGAAGACCAGCCGACGCGAGTCGAAGACCCGGAAAGACGAAAGCTACCTCTCG ggtcATCAGAGATCCAGAGAGAGACACGGCCCACGAAGAG GTTGGAGACCCTCACCGGGAAGAGATGATGACAACCTTCAGGAGGTCTTGTCACCCCTGAGAAG gctgggctggaggttGAAGGAAAACATCCAGCGGCGTCTGCTTTGCGACGACAGGCTGGCTTGCGGTTCCTGCGCCCACCTGGCCCAGCGACTCCGACACGTGTTCTCGGAGGAAAACCTGTCCATCCTGGGGCTCCCGTCGACCCCCTCTTACGGAGAGGAGACCGTGTCCTGTGCATCATCTTCCCACAGTGCCCTGAGATCCGACACTTCCCGGCACGGGGGGACTACCGAGGAATCTAACGTCTCCACCCACTTcctgtcctctgcctcctccttgtcctctttctcctccacttgcTCCTCTTTGTCCTCGGGAAGCTCCTTCAGTTGGGCAGCCACCCGTCCCCCCTCCCGGGTCTCTTCCGAACAGGAAGTGACTTCACGCGGACAGCGGAGAATCAGGTTCGGTCAGAAGCGGGCGGTGGCTTTCCCCCACTCTTCGGGCCTCGTGAAGACcaagggctgggagaagggatccCAGAAGAGAGAGTTCGAGGAGCTCCCGGCTCCCGGAGGCCGGGACAGAGAGGGGCGCTTTTCTTCCGAGGGGCACGAAGACTCCGCGGCCTTCCGGGAGGTGCCCGGGCTGCTGGTCAAAGTCAAGCAGAAGCTGGAGCTCCACCTCCAGAAGATGCTGATCCGGCAGCAGCGGGGGCTGCCCGAGGCGATCCTCAGGTCCCGAAGGCAGCTCGGGCCCgaggaggaggaccgggaggTCGAAGAGGGAGGCTTCCGGCTAAGCCTGGCCCTCGAGGAGAATCGAGTCTTCCCTCCTGAAGCCTCGGGCCCATGGGCCCCCAACATCGACACGACTCCGATACTTCCCGAGGCCTCGCCCGTGCCGAGTGTCCTGAAGGAGCCAACGGAGCCGCCGGGAGAGCCCGGTGGGCCAAGGAGCTCCctgagcgttctgggagagttgccCTCCCAAGTCCAGATGTCTCAGGACAGCACCCCCGTCTCAgtcctcccgccctctgccctgCCGGGCCAAGCcaccctcccgcctcccgggGTGTACGAGTACAGGCCCGAGCCTCCCTCAGAGCTCCCGTTCATCAGTACGGAGATGCAGTGGCAGCTGGAGCAGCACATCACCCGCCTACGGGCCCGGCAGAAGTGGGGTCTCCCCCGCCGGGTCCAGGAGTCCTTTAACCTCTTCCTCCAGGCCCAGGCCAGAGCCTCTCATCACCTCAGGGACCCCGACCCGGCGGAAGAACGGTCCGGAACCGGGGCCGAGGGGACCTCGCCCCAGGAACAAGTCCCCCTGACGGCGCTCCGAGTCGAAGCCGCCCCGGAGTATCGCGGGCACCGTTGGCAGCAAGAGAAGCGGTGGGACGGCGTGACCGGCAGGCCGACGGTCGAGTGGGTCAAGTCGGAACGCCGGGAGCTCTCCCGAGGAAGGACGGAGGAGGGGAAGACTCGGCTGCCCCTGAGACCCAGCGACATTTGGGAGAGATGCGGGCATTCTGTCACCGACCTGGAGGATCCCATCGCTGTCCTGGAGGGCAACCTCCGCCATAAATACCTGGCGTTTCTCCTGGGCctgcccgtccccctccccttcagggCGTATAGACCTGCCCCGTAG